Proteins found in one Miscanthus floridulus cultivar M001 chromosome 4, ASM1932011v1, whole genome shotgun sequence genomic segment:
- the LOC136551950 gene encoding AT-hook motif nuclear-localized protein 28-like — MSLGKRDMSRERLYQDRKDVPPVHFTTPPPPPHHRQQQQEHGGHDEQQQQQLECFSDEVDSRGSAEQKEPASGGAGVLVVSGGGGDGASIELSKKRRGRPPGSKNKPKPPVVITREAEPAAAMRPHVIEIPCGCDVADALARLAARRNLGICVLAGTGAVANVSLRHPMPGVVAGGGGAGAPTTAIVFHGQYEILSISATFLPAAMSAVAPQAAAAAACLSISLAGPHGQVVGGAVVGPLYAASTVVLVAAAFTNPTFHRLPADDDASVSVSVSLSAGSGDPVADEHRGGHQQHPGEQPPPQEHRPLAVRRQAPPHLASASAAQPVEPCGGPPAVPIYAACHPQPQDVIWPPPPPPPY, encoded by the coding sequence ATGTCGCTTGGCAAGAGAGACATGAGTCGGGAGCGCCTGTACCAAGATCGCAAGGACGTGCCGCCCGTCCACttcaccacgccgccgccgccaccccaccaccgccagcagcagcaggagcacgGCGGACAcgatgagcagcagcagcagcagctggagtGCTTCTCCGATGAGGTGGATAGCCGCGGGAGCGCCGAGCAGAAAGAGCCCGCCAGTGGTGGGGCAGGGGTACTGGTGGtgtcgggcggcggcggcgacggggcgAGCATCGAGTTGTCCAAGAAGCGGAGGGGCCGGCCCCCGGGGTCCAAGAACAAGCCGAAGCCGCCCGTGGTGATCACGCGGGAGGCGGAGCCGGCAGCCGCGATGCGCCCCCACGTGATCGAGATCCCCTGCGGCTGCGACGTGGCCGACGCGCTCGCGCGCTTGGCGGCGCGGCGGAACCTCGGGATCTGCGTGCTCGCGGGCACGGGCGCCGTCGCCAACGTGTCGCTCCGCCACCCGATGCCCGGCGTCGtcgcgggcggtggcggcgctggcgCCCCGACGACCGCCATCGTGTTCCACGGGCAGTACGAGATCCTGTCCATCTCCGCCACGTTCCTTCCCGCCGCCATGTCCGCCGTGGCGccgcaggccgccgccgccgccgcgtgccTCTCCATCTCTCTGGCGGGGCCGCACGGGCAGGTCGTCGGCGGCGCCGTGGTGGGCCCGCTGTACGCCGCGTCCACCGTCGTCCTCGTCGCGGCCGCCTTCACGAACCCCACCTTCCACCGCCTCCCAGCCGACGACGACGCGTCCGTGTCCGTCTCCGTCTCGCTCTCCGCCGGCAGCGGCGACCCTGTAGCGGACGAGCACCGAGGCGGCCACCAACAGCACCCCGGGGAACAGCCGCCGCCGCAAGAGCATCGTCCTCTCGCCGTACGACGCCAGGCCCCGCCGCACCTTGCCTCAGCATCAGCAGCGCAGCCTGTGGAGCCGTGCGGCGGCCCACCGGCCGTGCCCATCTACGCCGCTTGCCACCCGCAGCCGCAAGACGTGatttggccgccgccgccgccgccaccatacTGA